A single region of the Capra hircus breed San Clemente chromosome X unlocalized genomic scaffold, ASM170441v1, whole genome shotgun sequence genome encodes:
- the VEGFD gene encoding vascular endothelial growth factor D: protein MYRQWAVVNIFMMSSLQLVQGSSYERGPVKRASRSMLERSEQQIRAASGLEELLQITHFEDWKLWRCRLKLKSLTSTDSRSASHRSTRFAATFYDMETLKVIDEEWQRTQCSPRETCVEVASELGSSTDTFFKPPCVNVFRCGGCCNEESLVCVNTSTSYVSKQLFEISVPLTSVPELVPVKVANHTGCKCFPTAPRHPFSIIRRSIQIPEEDRCSHSKKLCPVDMLWDSNKCKCVLQEENPLTGMEDHTHLQELALCGQHMKFDEDRCECVCKTPCPRDLIQHPENCSCIECRESLESCCQKHKIFHPDTCSCEDRCPFHPRTCANGKPACPKHCRFPKEKRAARGLQDRENP, encoded by the exons CGGGCATCTCGGTCAATGTTAGAACGATCTGAGCAGCAGATCAGGGCGGCTTCGGGTTTGGAGGAACTACTGCAGATCACACACTTCGAGGACTGGAAGCTATGGAGATGCCGACTGAAGCTCAAAAGTCTCACCAGCACAGACTCTCGCTCAGCATCCCATCGGTCTACCAGGTTTGCGGCCACTTTCTATGACATGGAGACACTCAAAG TTATCGATGAGGAATGGCAAAGGACACAGTGCAGCCCTCGAGAGACCTGCGTGGAGGTGGCCAGTGAGCTGGGGAGCAGCACGGACACGTTCTTCAAGCCTCCCTGTGTGAACGTCTTCCGGTGTGGTGGATGCTGCAACGAAGAGAGCCTCGTCTGTGTCAATACCAGCACGTCGTACGTTTCCAAACAG CTCTTTGAGATATCAGTGCCTTTGACATCAGTACCTGAATTAGTGCCTGTTAAAGTTGCCAACCATACAGGTTGTAAGTGCTTCCCAACGGCTCCCCGCCACCCATTCTCAATTATTAGAAGATCCATCCAGATCCCAGAAGAAGATCG CTGCTCCCATTCCAAGAAGCTCTGTCCTGTTGACATGCTCTGGGATAGCAATAAATGTAAATGTGTTTTACAGGAGGAGAACCCACTCACAGGAATGGAAG ATCACACTCACCTCCAGGAACTGGCTCTCTGTGGTCAGCACATGAAGTTTGATGAAGATCGTTGTGAGTGTGTCTGTAAAACGCCATGTCCCAGAGATCTCATCCAGCACCCAGAAAACTGCAGCTGCATTGAGTGCAGAGAGAGTCTGGAGAGCTGCTgccagaagcacaagatatttcACCCAGACACTTGCAG CTGTGAGGACAGATGCCCCTTTCACCCCAGAACGTGTGCAAATGGAAAACCAGCATGTCCAAAGCATTGCCGCtttccaaaggagaaaagggccgCCCGTGGGCTCCAGGATCGGGAAAATCCTTGA